In Bufo gargarizans isolate SCDJY-AF-19 chromosome 5, ASM1485885v1, whole genome shotgun sequence, the following are encoded in one genomic region:
- the LOC122937959 gene encoding pyruvate dehydrogenase [acetyl-transferring]-phosphatase 1, mitochondrial, which yields MSVPTQLLFPLIRSCELGRICRSVCYCHHKPLCCRSRYPSLNPLRCGADGKLSSAFRRPWEQCFQLRQYVTTPQRFYLTPPQVNSILKANEYSFKVPEFDGKNISSILGFDSNQLPANAPIEDRRSAATCLQTRGMLLGVFDGHAGCACAQAVSERLFYYIAVSLLPHETLLEIEHAVESGRALLPILQWHKHPNDYFSKEASKLYFNSLRTYWQELIDLNTGETTDVKEALINSFKRLDNDLSLEAQVGDPNSFLNYWVLRVAFSGATACVAHVDGMDLHVANTGDSRALLGVQEEDGSWSAVTMSHDHNAQNESEIQRLKSEHPKEEKSVVKQDRLLGLLMPFRAFGDVKFKWSIDLQKRVVESGPDQLNDNEYTKFIPPNYHTPPYLSAEPEVIYHRLRPKDKFLILATDGLWESMHRQDVVKIVGEYLTGVHHQQPIAVGGYKVTLGQMQGLLMERRARISSAFEDQNAATHLIRHAVGNNEFGAVDHERLSKMLSLPEELARMYRDDITIIVVQFNSHVVGAYQ from the coding sequence ATGTCTGTTCCTACACAGCTTCTCTTTCCTCTCATAAGGAGTTGCGAGCTGGGCCGGATCTGCAGGTCTGTGTGTTACTGTCACCACAAACCTCTGTGCTGTAGGTCCCGCTATCCATCTCTGAATCCCCTCCGATGTGGAGCAGATGGGAAGCTTTCTTCAGCCTTCCGACGACCCTGGGAGCAATGTTTTCAGCTGCGACAGTATGTGACCACTCCACAACGGTTTTACTTAACGCCTCCCCAGGTCAACAGCATCTTGAAAGCCAATGAGTACAGTTTCAAAGTTCCTGAGTTTGATGGTAAGAATATCAGTTCAATCCTTGGGTTTGACAGCAATCAGCTGCCTGCAaatgccccaattgaagacagaAGAAGCGCGGCTACCTGCTTACAGACCCGAGGCATGCTCCTAGGGGTTTTTGATGGCCATGCTGGTTGTGCCTGTGCTCAAGCTGTTAGTGAAAGACTCTTCTATTATATCGCTGTTTCATTGCTACCTCATGAGACTCTACTGGAGATTGAACATGCCGTAGAAAGCGGGAGAGCTCTGCTACCCATTTTGCAGTGGCACAAGCATCCGAATGACTACTTCAGTAAGGAGGCTTCCAAACTGTACTTCAACAGTTTACGGACCTACTGGCAGGAGCTTATTGATCTCAACACAGGGGAGACGACCGATGTCAAGGAGGCTTTGATCAATTCCTTTAAGAGACTTGACAATGACCTATCTTTGGAAGCCCAAGTCGGAGATCCTAACTCTTTTCTGAACTATTGGGTCTTACGAGTGGCCTTTTCAGGGGCTACTGCCTGTGTGGCCCACGTGGATGGCATGGACTTGCATGTTGCCAACACAGGAGATAGTCGTGCCTTGCTCGGAGTCCAGGAAGAAGATGGATCTTGGTCTGCAGTCACCATGTCCCATGATCATAACGCTCAAAATGAGTCCGAAATTCAAAGGCTTAAATCGGAACATCCAAAGGAAGAGAAGAGCGTGGTCAAGCAAGACCGCCTCCTTGGGTTGCTGATGCCCTTCAGAGCTTTTGGCGATGTGAAGTTCAAGTGGAGCATCGACCTTCAGAAACGCGTCGTTGAGTCGGGACCCGATCAGCTGAATGACAATGAATACACTAAATTCATCCCCCCCAATTATCACACCCCACCCTACTTATCTGCGGAGCCGGAAGTGATCTACCATAGATTAAGACCTAAAGATAAGTTCCTCATATTGGCCACAGACGGCCTTTGGGAATCCATGCATAGACAGGACGTGGTGAAAATTGTTGGAGAGTATCTGACCGGCGTCCACCATCAGCAGCCCATAGCAGTGGGTGGTTATAAAGTTACACTGGGACAGATGCAGGGTCTTCTCATGGAAAGAAGGGCCAGGATTTCTTCCGCTTTTGAAGATCAAAATGCAGCCACCCATCTTATAAGGCACGCCGTGGGCAATAATGAATTTGGCGCTGTCGACCACGAGCGGCTTTCAAAGATGCTTAGTCTTCCAGAAGAACTGGCACGGATGTACAGAGATGACATCACAATCATAGTTGTGCAGTTTAACTCTCACGTGGTTGGAGCCTACCAGTAA